The Lycium barbarum isolate Lr01 chromosome 4, ASM1917538v2, whole genome shotgun sequence nucleotide sequence atgtattgaactcttagaaaaaatttataatgcaactcttgctttttctagacaattctatcctaCGGTaatcggaattttagcctacttagcggaaatagctagagttttacaagagtataaatataaacccgattatcaagtggctatttttgaaatgataatcaaatttaagaagtatttttttcccatcccaactttatttatattgggtttttaaatccttgtttaaaagtgtcttatactaaaaatttggttagtcaaatttatacatttttagaaattgaagagggagttcaaccatctttagctgaagccgatctcgctattgatgatgagtttagaaaagtttttactcattattctagtttggaagaacgtgctacacccgttgctccacgccctactacttctcagagtagcaaaaagggcttgtcgggtttaaaagttttacattcacagccaacttcttcttctactgcaaactttgatgaatttaacttttatttgatgcagccaaatgtggatatcaaggatgacttggacgtcttagcatggtggaagaagtacaaggcaagctatccggtactttcaagaatgactcgagatatccttacggttcaagtatcaaccgtggcttcggagagcgcatttagccaaggaagacaacaaattggagaccatagacattcattatccggctttagcttgcaagtactagtgtgcattcgagattggattagatcggagcgacgcaaccaaaactcagaagcggagcaaggcgaagaggaagaaattgaagatttgatagctagtggaccggaccaaatggaagactttgaagatatttccatgaccgaatatgatgtgggggaaattaacgaaatggttcaaaattggtgattttattattctactatttttgtataactcatgtattatttgcaagttaaaaaaaaaaatacaacttgcaaataaatgttatccaagaatgaataaaatatatggctcattgagctttcttctatttacttgtgttcatatttttacttttattaagttaggaatataagtatataatatataggtaagtatatatagtatatagtacatatatacaagtatataagtaagtgtatatagtatataagtaagtatatatagtatatagtacatatatataagtatatatagtatatatactatatatattaagttatacacatatataagtatatatagtatataagtatatatattatataaatatatatagtatatatattaagtatatattgtatatatagtagatatgtatatatagtatatatattaagttatacctatatatatatatatatatattaagctatacatatatatagtatatagtacatatatatacatatatatagtatatatattaagttatacatatatatgtgtacgaaaagcactattctgtattgctgaattgctgttaggctgttagtcagtaaatatttaaactttaattataaagttgtataacatatgtaaatatacctacaatatacaaataaatactataatatatatatataatacaaaaaacaaaacaaaaaaaatattttaaccaatccaaaccggaccggttccggtttggactttaaaaccggttaaccAGAACcagttaaaccggaaccggttaggcggtttcggttttggaaccggaaccggttaggcggtttcggttttggaaccggaaccggccggtttcctaaccggttcccggtccggttccggttggaaccggttgacaggcctACCTAATAGTTTGTGGAGATGTTTCAATTTGTTTTGTGTGACATTACAGGCGTCTTACTTGCCCTCTTAATAGAAATTAACATAAATAGTCGTCCACCCCAAAAAAATAGCCAgcaaatatataatatatgtatatattatgtatattggcTAAAGGCTGTAAATATTTTTTCCGGAGCGGCCAGCAGTGTCACTTCACCTTTAAAATTTAGTAAAACTTTTCTGAAAAGCTTTGAAAACTGTTTTAGACTTTTGGAATAAATTCCACTTCTTCTACCGTTTTTGATTTTGGAAAAGAAAACATCCTTCACATTTTAATAGGATACGAAATCTTCTCTCATCTTAAAATTAAATCTCCAAAATAAATACGAAATTGTCAAAAAGTGAAAAACGAGCGTTGATACCTTCAAATAAACTACTCTATTAAAGGAAAATTGTAATGAGTTACCGTTGTATGATTTGCAATGATGATGCAGAAatgctgagttttttttttttttttttttttaataagagaAATGCTAAGTTGTTTTGGAATGTCATTGCCACAAAATTTAATGGTACTGATAGATCATTCTGTAGCTCTATTGATGATTATGAGCTCAATTGAAGGGGCATCCTCATTGTTGTTACTTGTTACGATGTATCCAAcaaattttccttttttatcTAATTAAAATTTCTAAAAATCTCACAGTTAACTAGTTTAAACTCAGCTAGTTGTTATTAACACTTAAATAGAATCATTTGCTTCCATTTTATTTTGTTCTTAGCTAAGTTTACATATAAAACAGAAATTGCTTACCAAATATACACAACACAGAAAAGAAGCAAGTCCTATGAACCATAAAATGTCGATCTAGCTCGACCATGAACTTGTTTAATAATCAAGCTTGATGGTGGAATCAAACTCGTTTTCTTAATAAATAACCTGAGTACAAACTTACATGAGCAGTATCCGGTTTCAGTTATGAACACATGCGTTCATTTACACCTCTACAATTATTAGTCTTACTAGCACACTATGCATTACACACAAGTAACATAATCAATCCAGGAAAAACCAATCACCATCTGTTTCTAAAGCAATTCCCTGAACTATCATCGGTCGCTACTTAACTTTAGTATTCTCAAGAGCAGGGCAGATACAGCTACAAGATTAGAAACTAGCGTAAGTTCCTTAAAGAGAAACGGGTCATCCTACCTTTGACGAACCACTTCTGTTGCTGGAGTTGCTCTGGAAACAGTAGCTACTTAGGACATGGCAAAAGGATCATCCAAACCTCGAGAACCAATTCTGGTCCCATGATAACCCTGTACTGAACACAGTTGCCATAGCTGTTATGTAAGTGAAATAGTTAAACCGTATTATGCCATAACTCATTTAGAGAATCAACGAATTAATGGACCGTGTGATGTGATATCAGGAAGATCAGAACTAGTGGAGAATTTCAGCCATCTCTTCTTCTCGATAAGCTTAATGCATGGTTGCAACACCAACCCGACTGCAACAGCAGCGAGGCTTACGATCAAAATTTTGATTGTAGAGAAGGCCAATACAACACCGATGAGAACGGCTGGTGGTATGCACAAAAGGACGGCTCCAATTGTTCCCCCGGGTATCTTGAAAGGGCGTGGTGCATTTGGATACTTAATCCTTAACCATACAAATGCTATAAATTCCAAGATCATTCCGAAGCAATACAAGAAATTTTCTGCCGCTACTATCTCCTGAAAGCTCATCCATGAAAGTAAAATCACACCAGAAGCCGAGAAGAGAATCCCAATTAAGGGAGTTCCATAAGGAGATCTCTTTGCGAAGAACTCAGGAAGCATTCCCCTTTCTGCCATACCAAGTAACTGAAAAGAGTCGCTGCTCATTTCAGCTACAAACATTCCCATATTTGATACAGCAGCCGCCCCTTGAATCCAACATCTAAGCCAAACTCCACCAAGTATCTTCGCAATGTCTGAGAAATAGCCATCGGTCCACAAGTCACGTTCAAGGGGAACAGCTCCGGTACCAATCAACAAAGGGAAAAAGTACGATAAAACCACTAAAATCACAGCATAAAACAGTGCCTTAGGGAGAGTCTTTTTCGGGTTATGTACTTCTCCAGCAAGAGTACTTATCGAATCCCAATAGTTCAGATTCCAAAAGAGAGTATTCAGATACAAGTTCCAATCAATACTATGTACATCTGCTACTAACCATCTCCCAGGCCTTATTTTGGGAATCGAAATGAGCCCCATAACCACGAAAGGTAAAATCGACAGTATACCAAGCGAGACAGCAACCCATCCAACGATCGTTAAACCTCTATAGTTCATGTAAGTTAGTACTATAGTAAGTGCTAAAACAGCTAAAATTCTAGGAAGCCCACCACCTAATGCAGGGATAGCTGATTTAAGGTAATCAAGAAACATAACAGGGTAAAGTGCATTATCAATAACTCCACTAAGCCATTTCACCCAACCTTGTTGAAACCCCCAATATGGGCCTAAAGCAGATGAAACCCAAACAACATAGCCACCATTTTCAGGGAACATAGTGCCCATTTCAGCTGTAATTAGTGCCTCAGGGACACTCCATATTAATGGGAAAATCAAGAATCCAAGAAGAGCAAAAAGAGGACCAGCTGCATGTACAGTGTCCTCAACACCAAAAGGACCACCAGAAACCTCATAGAAAATGAGGAAAATTAATGGCAAGAGCGAAACTTTCTTAGCATTATTATTTGGTCTaggagatggaacctcattaatCCCTATGTACTCTGCACCATTGTACTCTCCCATTTGAATTGCAGATTCTCTATGAGCTGAAACCCTCAATTTCTGCATTTTCCAACAAGTTCAAGAATCATCATTTACTAGCTGACTATAGGAACTAAACATCAAAAAGAAGCAACTTTTTTAACAATTTGATAACATGGGTATGTACAAGAAAGCAGTTAAATtacaaaaacaacaataaaacAATTGATTATGACAAAATTCCATAATGGGTCATCGTAATTTTTGTCTATACATCAAATAGAAGATTAAAAATTCAATCTTGAACAAAATTGGAAAAAACGGTATGTGCATCAGATCTGAGTCAACATCGaagatataaaaaataaatttatagcAAGTAGGACAATTAAAATAATTAGAAATGGGTAAAGAGAATAGGACCATGAAGAAAGGTAAATGAATTTGGGAAGCTCCAACATTTATAGCCCTCAAAAGCTAATGCAAAGTGAAAGAATTTTCAAGCAGAAATGAGGAACACAAAGGTATTGTTGCTCCTGAGTAATTGCAGTTCAGTGGAAATGCAAGTAATTGATGTTCAAGTGAAGTTTCTGTTACGTGGCATAACAAGAGATTGACATCTCAGTAGTATAAAAGTGCCTAATGGCAAACCTTTCCCATAGGCAAAGATCTAATTTTTATGATAAAATTGAAAAATAGCTTATTGAttcgaaaaagaaaaagaaaaaaagtaataTGAATGTAAAAGTTGCTGATTGGCCTAATGTTGTGGACCAAATAAAGTGAGTAGTACTAATATTTAGTGTCATTTTCTACAAGATATACATCTGAAATAGTTTGAGGATATGCTGATCCATGTGAACCTTCCTAAATTAGAGAATCTAATGGAGTATGTATTATTTGAATTAAATAGCTCTTTCTTTTTAAATAAACTATATATTTATTATGTGTAAAATGCGCCATAGAGTAATCAACAACTATACAAGTACAGTATAATTTTTTGTGGCTTATATTGATAGGTCAAAAGTCAAAACCAGATTGCATCAAGGGAACAGTAATATCTACGCAGCATAAATTTAATAAGGTTGACTTGTGAGGGTTCCTACTTCATACCAACGAGGCAACGAGTTCCTAAATTTAAGGAAAAATAAATTACTCTGTCCATTTCATATTAAGTGACCTTTTAGGCTTTttatttgtttcaaaataagtgacattttgagatttcaagaagaaattaattttattctttcaaatttacccttatttataatcaagaatcattaaatgacttttctttttctaagcATTAATTAAGAGTAAGTTAGAAAAAATATTCATAATTTTCTAGGAGTAAGTaatttcttaaagggtgtgcatgagctaaaagagtcacttattatggaatgaaGGGAGTAGCATATAATCAAATATCATATGattatataaaaaagaaaaaaaattgacttaagagAGCGCAATATAAATGTTGGAGTTCTAACTTCTCAGTATAAACAAACATGGCATGTGCGCTTACTGGCCACTAAAAGATTGGATCGGCCTATTTTGGGGTTTTTTTTGCGTGgcattgcccttcatttggggtgatctttaatttttgccttcaaattggtggtctttaagttttccCTTCGCTTAATACCTTGAGGTTGTGGTTCGAATCCcaactcagttaaaaaaaaaatcataaagacagaatttgcatgggcagaagATAAAATTCTACCTTGCGAAATTTTTTTTAGCGAAAGGCAAAAGttaaaagaccaccaatttgaccGCCCCaagcgaaggacaatcctgcaaattgcccttgTGGGGAGACTAGGACCAATCCAAACTAATTGGGCCATGCTAGGCCCATAGAGCTTGGGATCAAGTGCCCCCACTTTGGGAACCTGGCCCGggaacttcttttttttttcaaaatatatcCACTTTTATTAGAAATTCCTTAATCTTGTGGTTTGTATTAGTTCAAGAATTATTGATGAAACTCACATTCTTATATGCACCATTGTTAATGCTGTAAACATTTGAAATTCTATCCAAATTTTGGAAAAgaaatactccctctatttcaatttgtttgaacctatttcttttttagttcgtgtcaaaatgaatgacccctttcctaatttggaaataaattcactttatgaatgatttataaccacacaaacttTCAAggtttattttgaaccacaagttttaaaagtcttccctcttttttaaatgtcgtgctcagtcaaa carries:
- the LOC132635432 gene encoding probable polyamine transporter At1g31830 isoform X2 — encoded protein: MKLRVSAHRESAIQMGEYNGAEYIGINEVPSPRPNNNAKKVSLLPLIFLIFYEVSGGPFGVEDTVHAAGPLFALLGFLIFPLIWSVPEALITAEMGTMFPENGGYVVWVSSALGPYWGFQQGWVKWLSGVIDNALYPVMFLDYLKSAIPALGGGLPRILAVLALTIVLTYMNYRGLTIVGWVAVSLGILSILPFVVMGLISIPKIRPGRWLVADVHSIDWNLYLNTLFWNLNYWDSISTLAGEVHNPKKTLPKALFYAVILVVLSYFFPLLIGTGAVPLERDLWTDGYFSDIAKILGGVWLRCWIQGAAAVSNMGMFVAEMSSDSFQLLGMAERGMLPEFFAKRSPYGTPLIGILFSASGVILLSWMSFQEIVAAENFLYCFGMILEFIAFVWLRIKYPNAPRPFKIPGGTIGAVLLCIPPAVLIGVVLAFSTIKILIVSLAAVAVGLVLQPCIKLIEKKRWLKFSTSSDLPDITSHGPLIR
- the LOC132635432 gene encoding probable polyamine transporter At1g31830 isoform X1; the protein is MVPTTTSSETLQNSANSIADKKSCPSPTSANGSTVHKSLQNSQNGDNNQKLRVSAHRESAIQMGEYNGAEYIGINEVPSPRPNNNAKKVSLLPLIFLIFYEVSGGPFGVEDTVHAAGPLFALLGFLIFPLIWSVPEALITAEMGTMFPENGGYVVWVSSALGPYWGFQQGWVKWLSGVIDNALYPVMFLDYLKSAIPALGGGLPRILAVLALTIVLTYMNYRGLTIVGWVAVSLGILSILPFVVMGLISIPKIRPGRWLVADVHSIDWNLYLNTLFWNLNYWDSISTLAGEVHNPKKTLPKALFYAVILVVLSYFFPLLIGTGAVPLERDLWTDGYFSDIAKILGGVWLRCWIQGAAAVSNMGMFVAEMSSDSFQLLGMAERGMLPEFFAKRSPYGTPLIGILFSASGVILLSWMSFQEIVAAENFLYCFGMILEFIAFVWLRIKYPNAPRPFKIPGGTIGAVLLCIPPAVLIGVVLAFSTIKILIVSLAAVAVGLVLQPCIKLIEKKRWLKFSTSSDLPDITSHGPLIR